The Methanobrevibacter sp. TLL-48-HuF1 genomic sequence GAACGTGCTATGAGACAAGTCATGAAAGTTAATGTTCCTGATAATGTAAGTATTGAAATAGAACTTAAAGGATAAATATTTAGATTTTTTCTAAATATTTTTCTGTTTTTATGCCGAGATAGTCTAGTCTGGTAAGGCGCAGGACTTGAAATCCTGTGGAGTTTCTCCGCCTGGGTTCAAATCCCAGTCTCGGCGTTATCTTTTTTACTTTTTATATATTTTTTTCTAATTTTTTTTAATAGTGTATTTGCCGAGATAGTCTAGTCTGGTAAGGCGCAGGACTTGAAATCCTGTGGAGTTTCTCCGCCTGGGTTCAAATCCCAGTCTCGGCGTTCTTTTTTATTTAAAAATAGTTATTTATTTTTTCGTCCAATTCATCTAAATTAGAAACAATGTCTTTCTTATTTAAATCTTTGATTTTTGGACGTTTTAACATGATGACACCTATATCTTTTAAATTAGCAGCATTGATTTTATTGATTACTCCTCCAATATCACCACTCTCTTTTGTTATTATAACACTTGCTTGTGTTTCTTCAATTATTTTTAGGTTTTCTTCTAAGCTGGAGGTACCTTTCATTTCTATGATATGTTCTTCAGGAACATTCAGCAATTTGCATTTTTCCAGAGATTTGGGAACTTTTAAAATTCTTGCATAAAATCTGTTTACCGGAACATATTTTAAAATAGCTTCCATAGTATTTGCTCCTGCAAGATGCAGTACATTTCCGGAAGTAAAATCACTAGCTATTAATTTTCCAGCTTCATCAAGGGAAGTTACTTCATGAACTCTTGATGTGTCAACATTATCAAGGTTTGATGGAGGTCTTTCAAAGCGAATATATGTTATGTTAAATAATTTGGATAGGCTAACAGTAGTTTGGGTGATATGTGATGCGTAAGGATGAGTTGCATCAATTAAAAGATTGAATTCATTAGTTTCAATAAGTGTTATGAATTCATCTTTTAAAAGTGGTTTAGCTATTGTGTCATCACTTCCGGACTCAATAGCTAATTTTGATCCATACTCTGTAGTTGTTGTAGTCAGAATATATGAATCATATTTTTCTTTTATGTGTTTGGTTATGTTACTTGCGTCTTTTGTTCCTCCAATAAGGAGGATGTTTAGTTTTTTCATTCTACCACAATTTTGTTTGCTATTTTGTTGGACACTAATATTGTAGCTGCGATTATGAATATCAGTATCCAGTCTGTAATTCCAATGCTGGTTGTTCTGAATATCAGTTGCAGTTCAGGTATGTATACAATTAATATCTGTAATATGAAACAAGCTATAATAGCCAAATAAAGATAAGTGCTTTTTTTATCTGAATTGGATTTTGAATTATATGCATTAAATAACTGATACATTACAAATAAAGTAAATGCTACAGTCATTGCCTGCTTTTGACTTGCGCCAATTGCCAATTTGTAGCTGAACAGTGCTATTGAACCTATTGCCATTACAAGACCTGCAATAAATATTTTTATCAATACCTTTTTATTCAGAATATCTCCTGTTTCAGGCTGTCTTGTCATAATATTTCTTTCGCTGCCTTCCATTCCTAAAGTTTGGGCAGGAGGTCCATCCATTACAATGTTAATCCAGAGCAGTTGTACAGGGTTAAATGGTACAGGAAGCATGAAAATACTTGTTCCGACAATTGTTAAAATAGCTCCTACATTTGTTGATACCTGAAATTTGACAAATCTTTTAATATTGTCGTATATTTTACGTCCTTCACGAATGGCAGTTACTATTGTTTCAAAGTTGTCGTCCTGAATAATCATATCTCCGGATTCTTTTGCAACATCAGTACCTGATCCCATAGCAACTCCTATAGATGCGTTTTTAAGTGCAGGAGCATCATTTACACCATCTCCAGTCATTGAAACAATTTCGCCTTTTTGTTTTAAAGTTTCAACAATTCTCATTTTCTGTTCTGGTTTTACTCTTGCATAAACTTGTATGTCGTCTACTATCTCAAAGTACTCTTCATCACTTAATTTATCCAGAGTTTCACCGTCAATTACTTTTCCGTCTGTCAGGATTCCAATTTCGCGGGCAATAGCTGAGGCTGTTTTTAGATGGTCTCCTGTTATCATTCTTACTTTAATTCCGGCTTTTTTACATGCAGCTATTGATTTATCAACATTTTCTTTTGGAGGATCAATTATTCCAACAAGTCCTGTAAATATCAAATCATTTTCTGCATTATTTTCAATATCTGCTGTATTTTTATATGCAATTCCTAAAACTCTCAGAGCTTTATCACTCATTTCATTTATTTTTTCAGTTAGTGTTTCCTTTACTGGATCATCAAGAATTTCAATACTTCCATTGTTATCTATGTGTTTACATTTATCAATAATAATTTCTGGTGCACCTTTAGAGAGAACCAAATACTTTTCACCATTTTCATGTATGGTAGTCATCATTTTACGACTACTGTCTAATGGAATTTCATTAACTCTGGGATATTTTTCCTCTAAATCCTCTTTAAAATAATTATTTTCCTGACTGTATTTTAAAACAGCACCGTCTGTAGGATCTCCAATAGTTTTACCATCTCTAATTGTGGAATTGTTACACAGTGCATTGATTTCTAAAGATTTGCTTTTATTGTAAAAAAATACATCTCTAACAGCCATTTTATTTTCAGTTAAAGTTCCTGTTTTATCACTGCAGATAACTGTACATGAACCTAAAGTTTCTACTGAAAGCAGTCTGCGAACAATTGCATTGGATTTGGTTAACTGCTGCATTCCTAAAGCTAAAGTTAATGTTAAAACTGCAGGCAAACCTTCAGGTATGGCAGCTACTGCAAGTGAAACTGCTGTTAAAAATGTTTCAACAATAGGGATTCCTCTGAATAATTCAAAAATGAATATAAATACACAAACAATAATAGCTATTACTGAAAGTGTTTTTCCGAGTTTGTCCATTTTCTTTTGAAGGGGAGTTGCTCCTTTTTCTTCCTGAATTACTTCAGCTATTTTTCCTATTGATGTATCCATACCTATGGCAGTTACAATTCCCGCTCCGTTTCCTAAAGTTACATTTGAATCCATATATGCTTCTTCTTTTGGAGATTTTTCAACAGGTACAGATTCTCCGGTCAAATTTGATTCGTCAACTTTCAGTCTGTTGGTTTCAATCAGCACTAAATCTGCGGGAATCTTATCTCCTTCTTCAAGAATTACAATGTCTCCAATAGTCAGTTCTTTTGCATCAATTTTTTGCACTTGTCCCTCTCTTCTAACAACTGCATGGGATGTTGTAACACTTTTAAGCATTTCAATTGCTTTTTCTGAACGGTATTCCTGTATGAATCCGATTATTGTATTTAAGAGTACAGCTATTAAAATTACGCATGAATCAATAACATCTCCAACAAAATATGCCGCAATAGCCGCAACAATAAGTAGAGCTATTAAAACATCAATGAACTGTTCTAAAAAGAGCATAACTGGACTTTTTTTCTTTTTTTCTTTTAATTCATTAAGACCATTCTGATTTTGGCGTTTTGTTACTTCACTAGAATTCAGCCCTTCTTTTGAAGTATGGTATTTTTTTAAAAATTCTTCCATTAAAGACACCTATAATATGTAAAAACTTGCTTTTTTATAATTTTTTAATCTTGCTTTTTTGGAACGTATATTTAAATCTTCATTACATAATGGTTTTATAATGAAAGTTCCCTTTACTTTTTGAGATAATTTTTCTATATGTGGCTGTAATTCGCTTGGAGGGCGAATAGAGTAGATAATATCAGCATTTTTATATAACTCTAAATTAGGATTTGTAATATCATCTTTTATTACTTCATCATCATCTGGTGAAATATCAGTTTTGATAATTTCTATATTTTCATTTCTCTTTAAATACTGGTATACTCCGTCAAATTTTCCAACAGCTATTTCCACTATCTTTGTCGGATTTTCAGTTGCCTGTGTTAAAATGAACTCTGCGAAATCATTCCACATTTTTTAACCTAAAAAATTATATATTTATTTATTGATATATAATCTTTCAAGATTAATTTAAATTATAGGTTTATAGATGATAATTAGAGAATTTGTTCCGAATGATTTAAAACGTGTTTGTGAAATAGAAAAGATGTCTTTTGACGAGTCTTATGAACTTAGCATGTTTAAACAGTTGCATGATATTGGTGCAGGTTTTTTGGTAGCTGAAGATGAAGGTTATGTTGTAGGTTATGTCTTATTTTGGATTAAATATGAAAATGAAGGCCATATCATCTCTTTAGCTGTTGATAAGGATTATCAAAGAAAAAAAGCAGGAACAAAGTTATTATCAAAAGCTATAACTGTTTTATCATTATTTAAAATAAATAAAATACTTTTGGAAGTAAATGAGAATAATCATGGAGCTATTGAATTTTATAAAAAATTTAATTTTGAAGTAGATAGGAAAGTTCCCCATTATTACAATAATGGTGATGGAGCTATGGTAATGTATCTGCCAATTATGGATTAATGCCGGTTAAATTACCACTTAACATTTGTGTAGCATTATTAAAAGTGGTTAAATCAAGATTTCCGGTTAGGTATAATGTCAATATTAAAATTCCATATAATACTAAAATAGTTAATTGAATATATCCATGTTTTTTAGCTACCGGATCTTTTCTTGTTGCAAGATAAAGAGCTAATATTACTCCAATTATTCCCCCAAGTAAAGAAAAGATATAACCGAGAATAATGATTATTTTACTGGTAGGTTTATATTCTTTTTGTTCTCTGGCGGATTTGCTGATTTCTTTTTTAATAACTATCGGATTTAATGTTGTGTTAATTCCGTTTAACTGGTTTTTGAAAATTAGTGGAGTACCACATTTAACACAAAATGTAGCTTCATCAGGATTTGCAAATCCACAGTAAGGACAAGCATTTTCATTTTCTGCTATTTTTGGGAATTCATATCCGCATTTGATACAAAATCCGTATTGGTCATCACATGTTGAGTGACATTTTGGACATCTTCTTAAAACCATATTATCATCTTCGTTATTAATAATTAGTATTTATACTATTTAAAGTTCTTTCATTAATTATTTATAAGGTGAAATTACATAAATATATTATTATATTAATTTAAGGGATTAAAATGGCAGATGTATCATCAAAAGAATTATATAAATTTAAAAAAACTTTAAAAGAATTATCAGAGAAAAAAGGTAGAGGTACAGAGCTTGTTTCCGTTTATATTCCTCATGATAAACAACTCAGTGATGTAGGTAAACAGATGAGGGATGAGCTCGGTCAGAGTGCTAACATTAAAAGTAAACAAACAAGAAAGAATGTACAATCGGCTATTGAAGTAATTTTACAAAGAATAAGACTGTTTAAAGTACCTCCTGAAAATGGTTTGGTTCTTTTTGTTGGTATGATTCCAAAAGGTGGTCCGGGAACTGAAAAAATGGAAACTTATGTTTTTGAACCTCCGGAACCTATTACAACTTACTGGTATCAGTGTAACAATGAGTTTTTCTTAGAACCTCTCGAATACATGATTGAAGAAAGGGAAACTTATGGTTTGGCAGTTATCGACAGAAAAGAAGCTACAATAGCTACTTTAAGAGGTAAAAAAGTAAATATTTTAAATCATTTAACTAGTGGTGTTCCAGGTAAACACAAAGCAGGAGGTCAATCACAAAGAAGGTTTGATCGTGTAATTGATTTGGCTGCTCACGAGTTTAAAAAACGTATCGGGGAACACATGAATGAAGATTTCCTTGCTTTAGATGAACTTGAAGGAGTTATTATTGGAGGTCCGGGTTTTACAAAAGAAGAATTTGTAAAAGGGGATTATCTTAACTATGAAATTAAAGATAAAATCATAGCTACTGTAGATACTTCATATACTGGAGAATTTGGTATTAGGGAAGTAATAGATAAATCTGCAGATATTCTAAATGATTTGGATGTTATGCAGGAGAAAAAAGTAGTTCAAAAATTCTTGCATGAACTAGTTAAAGACAAAGGACTTGCATC encodes the following:
- the cobK gene encoding precorrin-6A reductase, translating into MKKLNILLIGGTKDASNITKHIKEKYDSYILTTTTTEYGSKLAIESGSDDTIAKPLLKDEFITLIETNEFNLLIDATHPYASHITQTTVSLSKLFNITYIRFERPPSNLDNVDTSRVHEVTSLDEAGKLIASDFTSGNVLHLAGANTMEAILKYVPVNRFYARILKVPKSLEKCKLLNVPEEHIIEMKGTSSLEENLKIIEETQASVIITKESGDIGGVINKINAANLKDIGVIMLKRPKIKDLNKKDIVSNLDELDEKINNYF
- a CDS encoding calcium-translocating P-type ATPase, PMCA-type — translated: MEEFLKKYHTSKEGLNSSEVTKRQNQNGLNELKEKKKKSPVMLFLEQFIDVLIALLIVAAIAAYFVGDVIDSCVILIAVLLNTIIGFIQEYRSEKAIEMLKSVTTSHAVVRREGQVQKIDAKELTIGDIVILEEGDKIPADLVLIETNRLKVDESNLTGESVPVEKSPKEEAYMDSNVTLGNGAGIVTAIGMDTSIGKIAEVIQEEKGATPLQKKMDKLGKTLSVIAIIVCVFIFIFELFRGIPIVETFLTAVSLAVAAIPEGLPAVLTLTLALGMQQLTKSNAIVRRLLSVETLGSCTVICSDKTGTLTENKMAVRDVFFYNKSKSLEINALCNNSTIRDGKTIGDPTDGAVLKYSQENNYFKEDLEEKYPRVNEIPLDSSRKMMTTIHENGEKYLVLSKGAPEIIIDKCKHIDNNGSIEILDDPVKETLTEKINEMSDKALRVLGIAYKNTADIENNAENDLIFTGLVGIIDPPKENVDKSIAACKKAGIKVRMITGDHLKTASAIAREIGILTDGKVIDGETLDKLSDEEYFEIVDDIQVYARVKPEQKMRIVETLKQKGEIVSMTGDGVNDAPALKNASIGVAMGSGTDVAKESGDMIIQDDNFETIVTAIREGRKIYDNIKRFVKFQVSTNVGAILTIVGTSIFMLPVPFNPVQLLWINIVMDGPPAQTLGMEGSERNIMTRQPETGDILNKKVLIKIFIAGLVMAIGSIALFSYKLAIGASQKQAMTVAFTLFVMYQLFNAYNSKSNSDKKSTYLYLAIIACFILQILIVYIPELQLIFRTTSIGITDWILIFIIAATILVSNKIANKIVVE
- a CDS encoding UPF0146 family protein, with the protein product MWNDFAEFILTQATENPTKIVEIAVGKFDGVYQYLKRNENIEIIKTDISPDDDEVIKDDITNPNLELYKNADIIYSIRPPSELQPHIEKLSQKVKGTFIIKPLCNEDLNIRSKKARLKNYKKASFYIL
- the rimI gene encoding ribosomal protein S18-alanine N-acetyltransferase, which encodes MIIREFVPNDLKRVCEIEKMSFDESYELSMFKQLHDIGAGFLVAEDEGYVVGYVLFWIKYENEGHIISLAVDKDYQRKKAGTKLLSKAITVLSLFKINKILLEVNENNHGAIEFYKKFNFEVDRKVPHYYNNGDGAMVMYLPIMD
- a CDS encoding zinc ribbon domain-containing protein, which codes for MVLRRCPKCHSTCDDQYGFCIKCGYEFPKIAENENACPYCGFANPDEATFCVKCGTPLIFKNQLNGINTTLNPIVIKKEISKSAREQKEYKPTSKIIIILGYIFSLLGGIIGVILALYLATRKDPVAKKHGYIQLTILVLYGILILTLYLTGNLDLTTFNNATQMLSGNLTGINP
- the prf1 gene encoding peptide chain release factor aRF-1, coding for MADVSSKELYKFKKTLKELSEKKGRGTELVSVYIPHDKQLSDVGKQMRDELGQSANIKSKQTRKNVQSAIEVILQRIRLFKVPPENGLVLFVGMIPKGGPGTEKMETYVFEPPEPITTYWYQCNNEFFLEPLEYMIEERETYGLAVIDRKEATIATLRGKKVNILNHLTSGVPGKHKAGGQSQRRFDRVIDLAAHEFKKRIGEHMNEDFLALDELEGVIIGGPGFTKEEFVKGDYLNYEIKDKIIATVDTSYTGEFGIREVIDKSADILNDLDVMQEKKVVQKFLHELVKDKGLASYGEREVRTNLIMGAVDTLLLSEDLTSMRKVFKCPSCGSEEEITVKSQSEADKLEKPCSNCGETLKEESSQTLIEDFVEKAEEMNSAVELISTETEEGMQLLRAFGGVAAILRYHVG